The Camelus ferus isolate YT-003-E chromosome 26, BCGSAC_Cfer_1.0, whole genome shotgun sequence nucleotide sequence gccCCAGATGTCTTCTGCCTTAGAACACGCGGTGTCCCCAGCCTGTGTCTCCCAGCCCTCACCTGCTCTCTGCTCGGCTTCCAGGCACCGTGTGGGGTGttctgtgttgttgttgttgttgccactGCTGTGTGGTTGTcactgctgctgcagctgcccaCAGGCTGTCCCCCCACTGCCGACCGATGGACAGCTCAGGGTCAGTGCAGGAAGCCGAGCTGCTCAGCCCAGcctcacaccctccccacctgAGCCCCCAGGGTCGGGGGTGAGTGCATTCACCCCCTGTAGCCCCAGTCGTTTCACAGGTGGGGAAATCAAGACCCACACGACTGGACGAGGGTTTCTCAGTCACCGCAGGAAACAGTAAGACTGACGTTCCCTTTAGGAGTTCTCATcactgagagaagaaagaaatgggttGCCCACTGTTACTGCACACAGATGGTCCTCTGTGAACACAACGATGTCACAGTGACAAGGCGGCCCAGGTCCCTTCCTCAGCTGGACGGCACCCCAGCCAAGGTGTCTAGAAACCGAGACAGGTGGCAGTTGTTCCCTCAcagattcaacaaatacttagtTAGGAGCTACTGCGTGCAGGCATCGCCCTGGGAACGTGAGGAGGGCCAGGAAAACGCAGCCCTTGCGCTTGCAACCACACATTCGAGAAGCAGAGCATGATGAGAAAACCGATTGTGTGATTAATCACCTAATTACAAACGTGCTGTGAGAGGCTGTTAAGTGCACGGTGCTAAGAGGACCCCTGACAGTGGGGCTGAGCTGGTCTTGAGGAGCCAGGAAAGCTTTCTTGAGGAagctgagaagggaaggaaaaagggatgTCATTTTGATGTTCAtggtattttccaaaaaaaaaaatattccttccCAACATTTAAGAGTCAGGATATGCTCCCCCAAAACCAGATTTCCATCTTCTCTTAAAAACACAGAAGATGTGGCAACAGTGGGCTGCAACTAAAGAGTGGCTGTGCCTCTGGACGGGCACCCTCGCCCCAGGCCCCAACACTCCCTCTCGCCTCGCCTAGCTGGTGGGTACCTGGACTTGCAGCCCTGAATTACATAAACTGGTGAAAGGGGAGAGGGCAAGGACAAACCAGATGGAAAGATGCGGGTATGAAAGCccagagatgaaaacaaagaaaacaagagcTCTCACTTTGAATTTAGTCCTCTCGGCGCCCCTAGGGGGcgttatccccattttgtaggtAAATAACTTAACTGGTAAAcggcagagcagggattcaaacccaggccaccTCCAACGCCACCCTGCCGGCCTCTCAAAGCACAgagggccggggggggggggggggggggagcgggggGGGAATCAAGTGAGTCCTTGAGTGGCAGGAAGCGCATCTGGGTCGGGGAGCCCCAGAGGGTTTGTTTTGAGTGTTTTTGTAACCTCTTTTACTTCTGTAGAAAGTgatatatacttatttttgttgttgttaaaatgtcttcctactttattatttctttaattgaagtctagttagttacaatttctggtgtgcagcacaatgtcccagtcatgcatatacatacatatattcatttttatattccttttcattaaatgttattacaagatattgaatatgggtccttgtgctctacagaaggaatttggggttttttttactctatttttatatatagtggctaccatttgcaaatctcaagctcccaaaaaCCTGGAGAGTGACACACTCAGAAACAGCTTCTCTAAGGGGCTGGTGTGCTGCGACACGGAGGCTGGTCAGGGGCTGGTCAGGGGAGGCAGCGAGGCTGCTCCTCCCGTACACAGAGCCGTTTCCCTTACAGCTGCACTTTTTTCCCAGATGATCAgcaaaattaaaccaaaattagTGCCCCTGACAGAGACATCGCCCGCTCATCAggacccttccctcctctccctccggGACACCACGAGCATTCGCAGGAATCCAGGCTCCaatttcctcacctttaaaatgagGGATTCAGCAGAGTGACTCCCAGCCCTGATGCTCAGTggccctccacctccaccccaccatgCCTTCTCCACACCTGAGTGCCTCACTTTAATCCCCACTCCAACCTGCTTGCCTGAATTCCTTCCACCTATCAGACCTCGGGCAACAGCCACCAGGAATGTGCCTGCTACGGCCACGGGATCCCATCCAGAAAAACATGCTTCCTTAGAAACAGGCCCCTGTGACCTATGAATCGGGCTTGACGGAGGCACCTGGTTAGCAATGCAGGAGAAACTCAGCCGGCCTCCAAAACACCGGTCCCAAGTGCCACCCGAGGCACTTCAGAGCAGACAAAAGCAGCTCCCAGGGCACGGTCTCACTAATTGTCCCCAGAATCTGCGTCACACGGACTGCTATTATCCCCACTTGATAGCTGTTTTGCTGTGAATCTCAAAGAGACTGACTTTTCCAATACCCAGCCTGCAAATAACAAGGACTCGaatccagctctgcctccagacCCTATATTCTTTCCCCACACCTCCCAAAGACCTCTGGGTGTGTCACCGGGCGCATGGGTTTATCTTAAGGATAATGTAGATGAGATGGAATTGAATTAAAACTTAATAATAACTTATGTGAATTTAATAAGAGGCATTGCTGGTTGTCGACGGCCAGCATGGGTTTTGGGGCGAGCAGGGACTCCAGGGGTTACATGTTTGTGAAAGTGGCCCCAGACCTTCCGTTATATCCTGGTTTGGTTTgcagttttgttctttgttttgcagGAGTAGCTTGTATATATTTGATTTCTTCCCCAGATAGTTTGAAAGAGGCGAAGTCCGTTCCTCTCGGGCCCCCACTGACCGCCTGGACAGCACCAGCCCCTCTCCTAGgttgacaattttattttaatgcccCCAGTGGGAGGGAACCCACATACCGGGGAGCAACCCTTCCCCCGGCAGGACTGCCAACCAACCACCTTGTCCTGACCGAGGAAAGAGCCTCGCCCACCTGCCAGGGCCCACGCGGCCCCCATAAACTTGCTTCCCCCAGACAAGTCTGAAGACGTGTCCGCACAGGTGTGGGGCTCCACGCCGGCGCGGAGGAAAGCTGGGCTGCCTTCTTCGGCTCCTGCATCTCTGCCTCCGTGTCTGCTCCCCCTCATCTCAGATCCACAGGTCACGTGagccctgccctgacccctggCGCCCTCCGAGCCTGTGCGTTCACTGCTGGCTCCGCACTGCAGCCCCGGCAGGAGAGCGGGTGGGCGTCCTGGCAGGGGCTCGGGCCTCATCTCCTCCAAGCCTTGTCGTCTCCGCAACTCGCTCTGCACTACCCGGGAGGTCTTTTCCTCCACAAGTGTATACACTTCAGTCAGAAGCTCTCCAACTTTGCCTTTAACATCGTTCTAAAACATCACCTGCAGCCCCAGTTGCAGGCGCCGGTCCGACCTCAGTGCTGCACGTGAGAGGGGAACGTTGGGAGCGGGGCCCACCCCCAACAGCCTGAGGCCCTCACTTCCAACCTCGGGGCCCTCCActcctgtctctccttccctgaAAGGCTCagtgggaaattttattttcgTGGCTcttttatatgaagttcaaaaaccTCTCTCTGTGTTTCTAATACATCTTCTTTATAGACTTACTCTTCCACCGACTCGTCCTTGATCCTCCACCGTCTGACCTGCACAGGCGGTCCCATCCCAGCAGCCCTGACAGCTGTCGGGGCCCCTCTGCAGATTCATTTCCTGACGACTCTGTAACCGGCAAGCTTCTCCTGTGCTCCGTGCTGCGAACAtccttcctctcattttctccccAGACTATTTCCCAGTTAGTTCCCTGCTACTTAATCACATCTGCCCTTCATTCAACCAACACCTATCATTACACTTGACTTAAAAAACGGTGGGTGTTATGGTCCCACTTGGGTGGGATTATTAACCGTCCAGCTGTAACTGGCCTCATAAAGGTAGTGTTTGAAAGAGTCACTCTTTTCACTGCAAGTGTAGACACTGCCTTCCCATCAGGCCTGCTCCCCCCTCCACCCTTCATTCTTACCTATAAGCAAGTCTCCTCTTTCCCACGTTCCTCTGGCTCACGGTGCTCCAGAGGCCACCACGTGATGTGTCGGGTTGTGTTTCTCAGGCCAGCTGAGTGAGGGCCAAGACAAGAATAAGCAAAAGTCCAGGCAAGTGCCATCCTtagtgggaaaggggaggaggaggtggggctgtgagTTGTCTGAGGAGCTCCTGTGCCCGAGGAGTGGACGGAAATGGCCCAGTGCGCCGACGGGAGAGGACGCGGGAAGCTGCACGTAGCACAGGATGTCCTCGGCGCTAGGAATACacagaggaaacatttattttttttttcagtttaattgtaaaatataacatGCATCTGGAAAAGCACATGAAACACGAGCTTGACGAATTAGTATAAAAAAAGCACCCCAGTAACCCCGATGTAAGGCAAGAGCTGGGACTCGGCTGGCACGAAAGGAGCTCTCCTCCCCAGGCAcggctccctccttccctcgaGGGCGAGCAGCCCTCCTCTTTAGGGCAATAACTTCCTGGATTTCTTATACTCTTACCAGGTGAACGTTCAATCACAGAGCCTGGTTTGTGCGTGCCTTTCCGTTGGCTGCATATCAAGAGCTGGTGGCGTGGCCGGGTGGCAGGATGTGCTCACGGCACTGAACCTCAGTGCACAAGGCCAAACCATTCTCCGAAGCCTTTCTGTGCCAACACACGCTCCCACAACCAGTGAACGGAATTTCCCGTCCCTCCACACCCTTGCCGACGACCCCTGACGATGTCAGTCATTCTTACATTTTAGCCATCTGGCGAGCGTAGTGGCATTGCCCTGGAGTTTCAATGTGCGTCTCCCCCATAAATAAGAAGTCGAGCACTTGTGTATATAATCACCAACCACCGGGAtatcttttgtgaagtgcctgtttgtcctctgcctctgttttctgtctgattgtctgtcttttctttaaTGCTTTGTAGTAGTTTTTTTATATACTCTGCAGAGAAGCCCTTTGCCGGTTGTGAAGCATTGCAAGTATCTCCTCCTGTGTCGTGCCTTAATTTTTCACCGTCTTCATGGAAGCTCTCTCAGAGGTTTTCCACGTTATTTTAATGTGGCTAAATGTGTCACATGTTTTCCTTTAGGGTTACTGCTTTTGTTCCTTAAGGaatcttttgggtttttttttaccCCAAAGGCATGAAGAGAGgcttattgttttccttttacagGCAGGCTTATGATCCATCTGGCAGGGGTTTTCCATGCGTGTGTCTGGTGTGAGTCAAGGGTAAcgtttttcctttttcaccatGAATATCCAGTCGTCCCAGAGCCGACTACTAAGAAACCCACTTCTCCACTGTCCTGAGCCACTGCTGTCCCACAGCAGCTCCCCACACGCGCACAGGCCTCCCCCTGCACTCCTTATGCCGTGAGACTTGCCTGTTTGTCCTTGCATCTTCACCGCATAGTCTAATTACAGTGGCTCTATAATTAGCCTCATAATGCAGGAGAGCAAGttctcccaccttctcctccaggaGTGTCCTGGCTATTCTTGGatctttgaatttccatatgaattttagaattaactCATCAAGTCTCACTGAAAGAACCTCCTGGGATTTTCATGGATTTCGGTTAAATCTGcagattaatttggggaaaactgACATTTTTACAATGACCTTCCAAAGCTTAAATAGCATTTCCACTTACTTGGGGCctttttaacttacaaaaatactgtatttattgatGGAGGTATTGCACATAATTTCTTAGACTTATAACTAAGCATATTTTATGCTATTCTATatggtgtttttatttaattttatttgttcctgTTGGTTGCAATATACAGaagtaaaattctttttttgtatattgatctcaTATATAGcaaatttgataaattttcttaattcctttcagACTGCCTACATATAATCATAATCtctgcaaatagagataattttccttcttcctctctaacccttgcattttactttttcttatctTATCCCCCTGGCTAGCACCTCGAGCACAATGTGGAAAGGCAATGACAATAGCAGCTGTGCTGGTCTGATGGTCAATCTCATGGGACATTTTCAGTGCCTGACCTTTAAGTGTACTGTTTGCTGCAGGCTTCTGCAGGTGTTCTTTGTCAGATTAAGGACGTTTCCTCCAGTTCCTTATTTGTTAGAAGTCTTATCATAAATCAATGTTgaatttttccaatatttttctgcctctatAGCGATAATCTAATCATTGACTGATCAGATTACAGGAACAtctaatctctctgggcctcaatgtCCTGGTCTGTAAATTAGGGAAAAGGATAAAATGCAACCATAAATGTGTTAGTTCCCCACCAAGGGAAAGATGATCAGCCTCAGAATCTTGGAAATGGATCCCATAGTCTAGTCTCCTcaattttaaatttgagaagcTGGGCTCAAAAGTTTGAGTGCTTTGCTAAAAATCACACATGTTCCTTCCAGAACACAGACTGTAACCAAAGTATCCTGACCCTAAACATGCTGCTATTTCTTTTGTGTCTTATAACACACTGGATCCTCGAAGATAATACCAGAAATGAGTTCTTGGTAATTGTGATGACACCATGATCCGCCAGCAGAGAGGGGGCGTGAGAACTGGGGTAGTGGTCAGGGGGTTTGCATCTGGTCCTGGATCTGCCTCTGGAGCTGCTTGCCCTGGGGGGTGTTGCCGgacctcagcttcttcatctgggGAGAAGATTATAGAGAAGTTGAAGTAGTTGAGCTCTCAGGTCCATCTGGTCTCTAAACATCTACAGTTAATTGTATTTGGCTACTGTAGTTTTGACTAACTCAAACGTAAGTCACCACGTGTAGCTGGGGCTACCCCACTGGACAGCACGACTATGTAGTGCCAGTGAGAGAGGGGAAGCCTCCTTGCTGTTGGTAGCTGGGACACATCTAAGGTACTCGGTATTCATTCCAGGACTCAGACCTCAGGAAATCTATCCATGAACCTGAACATGTCCGGAGGAGACTGAACAGGACTGTGAAGGGCCTGGAAACTAGgcactgagaaaaatgagaaaaagaaggcttttaaagaagaagaatgaCTTAAAATGGGACTGCCTTCTGAGTGATTAGACTTATCTGTATAAAGCAGGAAAAGAGCCACTAGCTGGAAGTTATTGAAAGGACAATTTCAATTAGTATAAAACCCAGCTTTCCGGCAAGCAGAGAGCAGAATGCCTGCCTCCTAGGTTGGTAATGACACACTGCATTGGTCATGCCGGGCTGCCGCAGCAAAACGCCGCAGTGCGGGTGGGTGGCTTCAACAGCACACGCTtgtctctcacagctctgggcgGCAGAAGTTCAAGACCAGGGTGAAgacaggtttggtttcttcttgaCTGGCAGAGGgcttccctctctgtcctcacaCAGCCCTTCCTCTGTGTGCTCACACATCCctcgtgtctgtctgtgtccaaatttcctcttcttataaggacaccatcACATTGATTAGGGACCATCCAtaagacctcatttaaccttcatcacctctttaaaggccccatctccaaacacagtcacattcttaTGTAACAGGGTATGAACCTGAGGGGGCATGTTTCAGGCCATAACACTCATCAACAGAGGCACACAAAACAAAGGCTTGGAGCAGTGGCCACTTACCAGGGGTGTCAGAGGGTGGCTTTTTCTGTTGGATACAGTGAAAGACGAGTCCAGAGACCTTCACATTATGGTCGGcaggaagacaaaataaattttaactggGAAAATGATGAGAGCGTTACAGAGTAGCTATAATTTCAACCTGACATTAAAGGATCTTAGATTTCAGCAGACACAgtgatgggggaggcaggggatcAGCGATTCAGGTCAGAAGGACTTCTAAATGGCACAGGAGTGAGGGGAGTTTGGGAATTCTCCTGGAGTTAGAGAGATGCTTCCGCACTCCTGGAACAGATGGTGGTGTTCGGGCAACAGTGCGATGTGGTAGGACGTCCATTTGGCGACTAACTCGAACGCCCTGCACACCTTAAGGCTCTCCAGGCAGGAACCCTGCTGCTTGTCCCTCGCTTTTGTTGGGCCAAAGCTGGCAGAGACCTCAGACAGAGGGGCTCTTCAGATGCCTCACTGCCTGAGCGGCCCCACAGATCAGCTGGGTGCAAAGACCTTGGAAGGGAAAACTGTGCGAAGTGCTTTGCTAAGGGTGCTCTGTCCTTTCACCGAGTGTTTACAAGTCCCTGCGGCCGTAAACCAAGACTCTGAAgtgctttccttcccttcccacagGTGTCAGCCTCCTTACAGGTCTCGGCCAGAGGTCTGACCACTACATATGTGCCAAGAAAGGGGGGACCTGCAACTTCTCCCCCTGCCCACTCTTCAACAGGATCGAAGGCACCTGTTACAGCGGGAAGGCCAAGTGCTGCATCCGTTGACTCTGAGCTGGGAGCCATGGCAGAGGACCCAGGGGCCAAGTGAAGTATTTGTACCCGttgttttaataaaagaattttttcgAAGCATACCCACTTCAAACCAAAATGATGCTCGTGTCTCCTTTTGGAAGCGTTTAAGAGAGTGTGATGGTCGGAAGGGCAGACGGGCCAGGCCCAAAGCCAGAGTAGGACAGGACTGGGGGTGATGACTGGGGCTCTCCACCTCGTCTTACTGCCGGAGCTCCAGAGCCACGTCTGCATGAGACCAAGGACGTGTGATGAGGGGGGGCTGCAGCTAAAGGCCTTCCCTGGTCCGAGCAGAAGCTCATCTCAGCAGCCTGCTCACTAAGACAGTTCATCTGCTGAGCCCGGAACTGCTGCCCTTGCTCCTTCCGGGGCCTGGGGCACAGGGGTGGTTAACCCCAGCATCTGAGAACTAGTCCCTGTAAGTTGCACTCTGTAGGCCTCATAGCTGGGTTCCCAGGTGACCATTTTTGACTCCACAACAATCACATGATCTATTTACAGGTCACTTAGAAAAGCATCCTGTGCCACCCCTGCTCCCGCGCGCCATCGCGTCCGCGCCATCGCATCTGCACCACTACCCCCGAGACGCCCACTGACAGGGGAAGGGGCCGCCCTCCCTGCTTTCCCCATTGACAAGCAAACAGATGAGGTGCTGGCTTGGGGTCACTGCCAAGGTCACTTCTACAGGAGCTAAAAGAAGAGGAGATTCCACGATGGGACAGGCTACAGGCAGACCACAGAGGTTCCATCCGGAGCTCACCCAACTGCATATGGAACCAGAGACCCATCCACCGCGGGGCTGGGAAGTTACCCCCTCACTGTCAGCCTCCCTCCCGGGTTCGCCCATCACTGCCTGCTGCCTGTGTGAGCTGGTCCTGGGGGCCTGCCTCATCACCCCCTGGTCCTGGGGCAGCTGAGCAGAGCAAGACAGGACGGCTGTGGGAGCAGCAGGAGCTACCAGCAGAGTCCCTTTGAGAAGGTGTGTTTTTGCCACTTGTCAGAAAGAGAGCAGTCAAGTCAGACATGCAAACCCTGAAAGCAAAGCAGGTGCCTCCCCCCGAAGCCTGGAGAGAGGAGCCCCTGTGGGTGGCGGCAGAGGCGGGCTGCCCAGACCCAGGCGTCACCACAAAACAGGTGCAGAGTAGAGTATGGGCCCTGGGGCTCGGGAACTGGCCCAGCGACTCTGCCCTGTGAAAGCCAGGGCATGGTGTGGTTAGAGGCTTCCTGCTACACGGGGCGTCTGCGGTCCACCCCGAGGCGTCTGTGATCCGCTCTGGACAGCAGTCCTCCCCAGGTGGCCGCCACACCACCACGTTCACCCAGACTTCCAGGTCTCTTTGTCCTCTGCACCCACATCCATTTCTTTCACCATCCCCTCACACTTTGTGGCCGGTGAGTCCATCTCCCTTAGGTCTTCTCCCTCCAGTCACTGGGGGATGCCTCGCCACAGCATCTGGGACCCACCACCAGAGTCGGTCCCACTGAAATCCACACTGATTTCCAAGTCATGCCGACCTGGGCTTTTGGACACACGGCTTAACCTCACTGATCCTTGGCTTTCTGGAGAACATGAAAAGGACCAGAATGAGTTCAGGCTCAGGGCTGACGATGAGCTCGCTCAGGTGCAGCACTGGCTTGGCCCAGTCCCCCGCCAAACAGCGGCTGCGAGAACTTGGGGCTGGCAGCTccctccctgtgctctgcctggTGCTTGGAGgtgtggctgtggggagggaggcgtGTCATCGTCTTGCCCCGTGATGAGGAGCCTGGCTGGCCCCCTGCACACAGCTCCTCTGTCACCTCCTGCCCCCCATCACTCACaagctgcttcctctgcttctgtGGGTTGAAGAGCTTCCCTCCGAGACACGGAGTCTGACTCACGGCTGAGTCAGAGCATGTGCGCAAGAAGAGAGAAGTCACGTGAGGCTGGCGGACCTCAGAGCCGCAAAGAACCACCGCCGTTCAAGCTGAGAAAGCCTACAGAAACCACTCACAGTGCAGGACAGGAGGAGACCCTGGGCTAAGCCCCCTCCTGCCAGCTCCCAGCCGTGCTAGGAAAATCCACTCAGTAGCTGTTACCCCCAGTCTGACTGACATGTTTCAGCTCACTGGTCACACACCTGAAATGCTTCTTCTTCCAAAAGCTGCTAACCTCAAGCAGTCCGATTCTGTGCCGTTTCCGTAACTCTCAGTAAAGAACTGCCTTCTGTCTATTTTGAAGCTTCAGTCTCATGTCCTATTTGATGCTGTCCTGCCCCCATGAGGCTAGACCTCAGCTGTGGGGGTGCGAGGGATGGAAGGGGGTGACCACAtcggcccctcctccctctccttagTCCTTTGgacggggcaggggtggggcaaaATGCTTGCTCTCCCAGAAGAGCCACCTTTATTAAATCAGCAGGGTTTCTGCTCCCCTGGCCTCACTGATGCCTCCCCACCACTGGCTGCCTCCTCTGCGTTACAGGCATCTAACGCCTGCGTCTCCCGGGCTGCATCTGCTGGTTCTCCAGAGGGCCCTACAGAGCTCCCCCGACTCCACTCACGGCCATGGGACAACTGGTCCGGGCTCAGTCTCTCTCCCtaccagcccccagcctccagcttctGATATCTTTTCACCCAGTAGGTGGCCCGCTAGCAAAAGGCAACCAGATGGCCAAAGTCCAGAAATTTCAGATCTCTGAATGCAAAGCAGTCGGTACACAGAGCGCGCACCCCATCCCAGCACCCAGCTCCGTCTGTCCTGGTTACTTCCCTTACTTTTCAAGGCGCCAG carries:
- the DEFB1 gene encoding beta-defensin 1 produces the protein MRVLYLLLLTLCLLASPLATGVSLLTGLGQRSDHYICAKKGGTCNFSPCPLFNRIEGTCYSGKAKCCIR